A genomic region of Sphingobacteriales bacterium contains the following coding sequences:
- a CDS encoding rhomboid family intramembrane serine protease, with amino-acid sequence MSAIFDDIRAQFRYGNVINQLIIINVAVFVLLNVILLFNQLFFLDTSFYHWLSDKFAFPSSLSVLFYQPWSLISYMFMHAGVWHLAFNMLSLMWFGRILVLFLGEHRILSLYIMGGIAGAVLYMLLYNSVPLFASGNGGMMIGASAAVMAIAMAAATLRPDYPIQLVFLGEVRIKYLMLFFVLLDIVGIAQLNNAGGSIAHLGGVLYGFLYIKRLQQGDDWSVAFNNYFERLRGLFQSKPKSASPQKPYISYRRWDKGKNTAPQQSPTNSTEQQANNSKTFLQRINGGRNDDNKIPAGTSSMSPQQRIDAILDKISESGYDSLSASEKDFLQQYSKDH; translated from the coding sequence ATGTCTGCTATTTTCGACGATATACGCGCTCAGTTTCGCTATGGCAATGTCATTAACCAACTCATTATTATTAATGTGGCGGTTTTTGTATTGTTAAATGTAATTTTGCTGTTCAATCAGTTATTTTTTTTAGACACTTCTTTCTATCATTGGCTATCCGATAAGTTTGCTTTTCCTTCGTCTTTATCAGTTTTATTTTATCAGCCTTGGAGCCTTATCAGCTATATGTTTATGCACGCGGGCGTGTGGCATTTGGCTTTTAATATGCTCAGTTTAATGTGGTTTGGCAGAATATTGGTTTTATTTTTGGGCGAGCATCGCATTTTATCATTGTATATTATGGGCGGCATTGCAGGTGCAGTGTTGTATATGTTGCTGTACAATTCCGTTCCTTTGTTCGCAAGCGGCAATGGAGGTATGATGATAGGAGCATCGGCGGCGGTGATGGCGATAGCGATGGCGGCGGCTACTTTGCGCCCCGATTATCCAATACAGTTGGTATTTTTGGGAGAAGTACGCATTAAATATCTGATGTTGTTTTTTGTGTTATTGGATATTGTAGGCATAGCGCAACTCAACAACGCGGGCGGCAGCATTGCACATTTGGGCGGTGTGTTGTACGGATTTCTGTATATCAAACGCCTTCAGCAAGGCGATGACTGGTCGGTGGCTTTCAACAATTATTTTGAGCGGCTGCGTGGCTTGTTTCAATCCAAACCAAAGTCAGCTTCGCCCCAAAAACCATACATTTCCTATCGGCGTTGGGATAAGGGCAAAAATACAGCCCCTCAGCAATCGCCCACAAACAGCACAGAGCAACAAGCAAATAATTCAAAAACATTTTTGCAACGCATCAACGGAGGACGCAACGATGACAACAAAATACCCGCAGGCACTTCGTCTATGTCGCCGCAACAGCGCATTGATGCTATTTTAGACAAAATATCGGAAAGCGGCTACGACAGTTTGAGTGCAAGTGAAAAAGATTTTTTGCAACAATACAGCAAAGACCATTGA
- a CDS encoding fatty acid desaturase: MKNTEDNIIEDLKNWKELIKPYATPEVKLARREVWKTVFPFVLLFIASAIVYEFHIWGAIGICFLAGLFLIRIFIIQHDCGHQSFFPDKTKNDRTGFIMSFMTCIPYKYWARSHNHHHAHQGQLDTRTIGDITLLTVREYKKLSAWEKFKYRIYRSIPVLFIIGPVYYIFIHNRLPLIKFNGWDKERKSLIKTNFYLLLFFLVLGLILGLPNLDFWYGFKKLAALYIPILMTFSSTAVWFFYVQHQHDPNYKTWKKDWKFLLAAIKGSSYYKLPKIFNFFTGNIGYHHIHHLSPKVPFYKLEKCSKENPIFQKYTTTITLLSSIKYAFYALWDEENYQMISFRELKKL, from the coding sequence ATGAAGAATACAGAAGACAATATAATAGAAGATCTTAAAAATTGGAAGGAACTGATAAAACCCTACGCTACTCCGGAAGTAAAACTGGCGAGAAGAGAAGTATGGAAAACCGTTTTTCCATTTGTACTACTTTTCATTGCCTCCGCCATTGTATATGAATTTCATATATGGGGCGCAATTGGCATTTGTTTTTTAGCTGGTTTATTTTTAATCAGGATTTTTATCATTCAGCACGATTGCGGTCATCAATCCTTTTTTCCGGATAAAACCAAAAACGACAGAACCGGTTTTATCATGAGTTTTATGACTTGTATTCCTTACAAATATTGGGCACGCTCTCATAATCATCACCATGCACATCAGGGGCAATTGGATACAAGAACCATAGGCGACATTACCTTATTAACAGTGAGAGAATATAAAAAACTTTCAGCTTGGGAAAAATTCAAATACAGAATTTATAGGTCAATACCCGTATTATTTATTATAGGTCCTGTTTATTACATCTTTATCCATAACAGATTACCTTTAATAAAATTTAATGGCTGGGATAAAGAAAGAAAATCCCTTATAAAGACCAATTTCTATTTGCTGCTGTTTTTTCTTGTTCTGGGATTAATTTTAGGCTTACCAAATTTAGATTTTTGGTATGGTTTCAAAAAGTTAGCCGCCTTGTATATTCCTATTTTAATGACTTTCTCCTCCACTGCTGTTTGGTTTTTTTATGTGCAGCACCAACACGATCCAAATTACAAAACGTGGAAAAAAGACTGGAAATTTCTTTTAGCTGCAATTAAAGGTAGTTCGTATTATAAATTACCAAAAATATTCAATTTTTTCACCGGAAATATAGGCTACCACCACATTCATCATCTGTCCCCTAAAGTTCCTTTTTATAAATTGGAAAAATGCAGTAAAGAAAATCCAATATTTCAAAAATATACGACTACTATCACTTTATTAAGTAGTATCAAATATGCATTTTACGCACTTTGGGACGAAGAAAATTATCAAATGATTTCTTTCAGAGAGCTAAAAAAATTATAA
- the serS gene encoding serine--tRNA ligase, which yields MLELQTLRNNVAVAKERLALRHFPQPELIDQALELDEQRKKAQSTLDTILAESNSIAKEIGMLMKQGKTAEADILKQRTTTLKQQEQEEKAAMDKVEANLRKIMLQLPNLPHASVPAGKSAEDNVVRKQAGNIPQLHAASKPHWELMSQYNLVSMELGVQLTGAGFPVFLGKGARLQRALASFFLERAVQAGYLEVVPPFMVNEQSAYGTGQLPDKEGQMYFVTEDNLYLIPTAEVPITNIYRDHIFNESDLPVKMAGHSPCFRREAGTYGKDVRGLNRVHQFEKVEIVQFAHPDQSYQTLEDMLAHVETLLEALELPYRILHLCGGDMGFASALTYDFEVFSAAQQRWLEVSSVSNFETFQSNRLKARLRDAQSKKTRLVHTLNGSALALPRIMAALLENHQTPEGIRIPAALQPYTGFDWIR from the coding sequence ATGCTTGAACTACAAACCCTTCGCAATAATGTTGCTGTGGCAAAAGAACGGCTCGCACTCCGACATTTTCCCCAGCCCGAATTAATAGACCAAGCCTTAGAATTAGACGAGCAACGCAAAAAAGCACAAAGCACCCTTGATACCATTCTTGCCGAAAGCAACAGCATTGCCAAAGAAATAGGTATGCTGATGAAGCAGGGCAAAACCGCCGAAGCCGACATACTGAAACAACGCACCACCACCCTGAAACAACAAGAACAGGAAGAAAAAGCGGCAATGGATAAAGTAGAAGCGAATTTGCGTAAAATAATGCTTCAATTACCCAATTTGCCGCACGCCTCTGTACCGGCGGGCAAATCTGCCGAAGATAATGTAGTGCGCAAGCAAGCGGGCAATATTCCGCAGTTGCACGCCGCCTCCAAACCACACTGGGAGCTGATGAGTCAGTACAATTTGGTGAGTATGGAATTAGGTGTGCAGCTCACAGGAGCCGGATTTCCGGTATTTTTGGGAAAAGGAGCACGTTTGCAACGCGCCTTGGCTTCCTTCTTTTTGGAGCGTGCCGTGCAAGCCGGATATTTGGAAGTAGTGCCGCCTTTTATGGTAAACGAACAATCGGCATACGGCACGGGGCAGTTGCCGGACAAAGAAGGGCAAATGTATTTTGTAACGGAAGACAATCTATATTTAATTCCCACTGCCGAAGTCCCCATTACAAACATTTACCGCGACCATATCTTTAATGAAAGTGATTTGCCTGTAAAAATGGCAGGACATTCGCCTTGTTTTCGCCGTGAAGCGGGTACTTACGGCAAAGACGTGCGTGGTCTGAACCGCGTACACCAGTTTGAAAAAGTAGAGATAGTACAATTTGCGCACCCCGACCAATCGTATCAAACATTGGAGGATATGCTGGCACATGTAGAAACTTTATTAGAAGCTCTTGAATTACCTTATCGTATTTTGCACTTGTGCGGCGGCGATATGGGTTTTGCTTCGGCACTCACTTATGATTTTGAAGTATTTTCGGCAGCACAGCAACGCTGGTTGGAGGTAAGTTCTGTTTCTAATTTTGAAACATTCCAAAGCAACCGCCTCAAAGCCCGTCTGCGTGATGCTCAGAGCAAAAAAACGCGCTTGGTGCATACGCTCAACGGCAGTGCCTTGGCGTTGCCGCGCATTATGGCGGCATTGCTCGAAAATCACCAAACGCCCGAAGGCATTCGTATTCCGGCAGCATTGCAGCCTTATACCGGTTTTGATTGGATTAGATAA
- a CDS encoding class I SAM-dependent methyltransferase, which produces MSQQHYRQQLYEDYHRTQVARHQGNSDLEQLLANDMRQFNAELAALLPASQQEAYILDIGCGFGSLLLFLQQRGYTQLSGIDISAEQVQVAQSLGLSQVLCTDAIQFLAEKKQLYDCIFCIDVIEHLEKSEALSLLQQIRHSLKVGGSAIFRTPNLDAPFASVYAFGDYTHETLLNGNSAEQLMLAAGFSEVRLLPSAVVHGSFLRSVAATLIRGVTNIKRRIQMFAHGYSSRHVLFSPNLLIVVKP; this is translated from the coding sequence ATGTCGCAACAACACTACCGCCAACAACTCTACGAAGATTATCACCGCACACAGGTAGCGCGGCATCAGGGCAATAGCGATTTGGAGCAATTGCTGGCTAATGATATGCGTCAGTTTAATGCTGAATTGGCGGCTTTGCTGCCTGCTTCGCAGCAAGAAGCATATATTTTAGACATCGGCTGCGGCTTTGGTTCTTTGTTGCTGTTTTTGCAGCAACGCGGCTACACGCAACTTTCGGGCATCGACATTAGTGCAGAGCAAGTGCAAGTGGCTCAATCTTTGGGTTTATCCCAAGTGCTGTGCACCGATGCGATACAGTTTTTAGCAGAAAAAAAACAATTATACGATTGTATTTTTTGTATTGATGTAATAGAGCACTTAGAAAAAAGCGAAGCTCTGTCATTGTTGCAGCAAATCCGCCATTCGCTGAAAGTCGGGGGCAGCGCAATTTTCAGAACACCCAATTTAGATGCGCCCTTTGCTTCGGTATATGCTTTCGGCGATTATACGCACGAAACTTTGCTCAACGGCAACTCCGCCGAACAGTTGATGTTGGCAGCGGGATTTTCGGAAGTGCGCCTTTTGCCGTCGGCGGTGGTACACGGGAGTTTTTTGCGCAGTGTAGCGGCAACCCTCATTCGCGGGGTAACAAATATCAAAAGACGGATTCAGATGTTTGCACACGGTTATAGCAGCCGTCATGTGCTTTTTTCACCCAATTTATTGATAGTAGTAAAGCCCTAA
- a CDS encoding NAD+ synthase, producing MKIAIAQLNYHIGNFEQNVQKMLRAVEEAKQQGANIILFGELAVCGYPPRDFLEFSDFIRSSREAVYRLCAASQDIAIAVGAPTVNPDLNGKDLYNSAYFLYNGQVLHVAHKALLPTYDIFDEYRYFEPAREFHVVNFGGKRIAITICEDIWNLGNANPLYTMCPMDEMMSQSPDFMLNLSASPFHYNQAQERIHTLRENARRYRIPIFYSNGVGAQTELIFDGGSVAMTAFGDVYDEMPYFSEEVRTYQLEDLYHPQPERTQRKEKYELIYKALICGIQDYFKKLGFKKAILGLSGGVDSAITLVLAAHALGAENVLPVLMPSRYSSEHSVNDSLELVKNLGCPHKIIPIEEPFAAFLKTLQPHFEDKAADVTEENIQARVRAIILMALSNKHGSILLNTTNKSEAAVGYGTLYGDLAGGLAVLGDVYKSEIYQLAAYINEHFNQVLPQHILQKAPSAELRPNQKDSDSLPDYAVLDRILYQYIEKRQGISELIEMGFGEDLVKRVMKLVNTNEYKRHQVAPILRVSSKAFGVGRRFPIAAKYFS from the coding sequence ATGAAAATAGCAATAGCCCAACTCAACTATCATATTGGCAATTTTGAGCAAAATGTTCAAAAAATGTTGCGAGCCGTAGAAGAAGCCAAGCAACAAGGCGCAAACATTATTTTGTTTGGCGAATTGGCGGTATGCGGTTATCCTCCGCGCGATTTTCTGGAGTTTAGCGATTTTATACGCAGTTCGCGCGAAGCCGTATATCGTTTGTGTGCTGCCTCGCAAGACATAGCCATTGCCGTAGGCGCACCCACTGTCAATCCCGACTTGAACGGCAAAGACCTGTACAATTCGGCTTATTTTCTTTACAACGGGCAAGTGCTGCATGTAGCGCACAAAGCCCTTTTACCCACTTATGATATTTTTGACGAATACCGCTATTTTGAGCCGGCTCGGGAGTTTCATGTGGTCAATTTCGGAGGCAAACGCATCGCCATCACGATTTGCGAAGATATATGGAACTTGGGCAATGCCAATCCACTTTATACAATGTGTCCGATGGACGAAATGATGAGCCAGTCGCCCGATTTTATGCTCAATTTGTCGGCATCTCCCTTTCATTACAATCAGGCGCAGGAGCGCATTCATACCCTGCGCGAAAATGCCCGCCGCTATCGCATTCCCATATTTTACAGCAACGGCGTGGGGGCGCAAACCGAACTTATTTTTGACGGCGGCTCGGTAGCAATGACGGCTTTCGGCGATGTATATGACGAAATGCCATATTTCAGCGAGGAGGTACGCACTTATCAGTTAGAAGATTTGTATCATCCGCAGCCGGAGCGCACCCAACGCAAAGAAAAATACGAACTGATTTATAAAGCCCTCATTTGCGGCATTCAGGATTATTTTAAAAAATTAGGGTTCAAAAAAGCAATTTTAGGATTGTCGGGCGGTGTTGATTCTGCGATAACCTTGGTGCTGGCGGCACACGCTTTGGGTGCTGAAAACGTATTGCCGGTGCTGATGCCTTCGCGCTATTCTTCGGAACATTCAGTGAATGATTCTTTGGAGTTGGTAAAAAATTTAGGTTGTCCGCACAAAATCATTCCCATTGAAGAGCCTTTTGCAGCTTTTTTAAAAACATTGCAGCCGCATTTTGAAGATAAAGCCGCCGATGTCACCGAAGAAAATATACAAGCACGAGTACGTGCAATTATTTTAATGGCTTTGAGCAACAAACATGGTTCTATTTTGCTCAATACCACCAACAAAAGTGAGGCAGCCGTAGGCTACGGCACCCTTTACGGCGATTTGGCGGGCGGCTTGGCGGTGCTGGGCGATGTGTACAAATCTGAAATTTATCAGTTGGCGGCATACATCAACGAACATTTCAATCAGGTATTGCCACAACATATTTTACAAAAAGCCCCTTCTGCCGAATTGCGCCCCAACCAAAAAGACTCTGATTCTTTGCCAGATTATGCAGTGTTAGACCGGATTTTGTATCAATACATTGAAAAAAGACAAGGTATATCAGAATTGATAGAAATGGGTTTTGGAGAGGATTTGGTAAAACGAGTGATGAAATTAGTAAATACCAATGAATACAAACGTCATCAGGTAGCCCCTATTTTGCGGGTATCCTCCAAAGCATTTGGCGTAGGGCGGCGTTTTCCGATAGCTGCCAAATATTTTTCGTAA